A single genomic interval of Methanorbis rubei harbors:
- a CDS encoding 30S ribosomal protein S11, whose translation MAEATEKWGIAHIFASFNNTIITVTDLSGAETICKSSGGMVVKQARNESSPYAAMQMAINIAQAAKEKGITGLHIRVRAPGNGKQRSPGPGAQAAIRALSRAGMRIGRIEDVTPVPHDSIRAAGGRRGRRV comes from the coding sequence ATGGCAGAAGCAACCGAAAAGTGGGGCATTGCACATATCTTTGCCTCCTTTAACAACACGATCATCACCGTCACCGACCTGTCCGGCGCAGAGACCATCTGCAAGAGCAGCGGTGGCATGGTTGTCAAGCAGGCCCGCAATGAGTCTTCTCCCTATGCAGCAATGCAGATGGCGATCAACATTGCCCAGGCAGCAAAAGAAAAAGGAATCACCGGACTTCACATTCGTGTTCGTGCACCAGGAAACGGAAAGCAGCGCTCTCCGGGACCAGGAGCCCAGGCAGCAATCCGTGCACTTTCCCGTGCAGGTATGCGCATTGGCAGAATCGAAGACGTGACCCCGGTACCGCACGACAGCATCCGCGCAGCGGGTGGGAGAAGAGGCAGGAGAGTCTGA
- a CDS encoding DNA-directed RNA polymerase subunit K, whose translation MIYTRYERARIIGARALQISMGAPILVRTTKIDPLEIALVEYDSNMVPITVKRRIGEKVEVL comes from the coding sequence ATGATATACACTCGTTATGAACGGGCCAGAATCATCGGTGCTCGTGCTTTACAGATCTCGATGGGTGCCCCTATCCTCGTCAGAACCACAAAGATCGATCCGCTTGAGATCGCTCTGGTTGAGTACGACAGTAATATGGTCCCTATCACAGTAAAGCGCCGCATTGGTGAGAAGGTAGAGGTTCTGTAA
- a CDS encoding DNA-directed RNA polymerase subunit L, whose product MKLKIIELEKNKVRLSLEGEGHTFMNTLTEEILADPEVDVAKYVIEYQFSDPELFVTLKAGSKKDPVAVIRDACVRISSRCDDLLGYLKN is encoded by the coding sequence ATGAAGCTGAAGATCATCGAGCTCGAGAAGAACAAGGTACGACTGAGTCTCGAAGGAGAAGGACACACATTTATGAATACACTGACCGAAGAGATTCTCGCAGATCCCGAAGTCGATGTAGCAAAATATGTGATCGAGTACCAGTTCTCTGACCCGGAACTGTTCGTCACCTTAAAAGCAGGATCCAAAAAAGATCCGGTAGCAGTTATCCGCGATGCATGCGTCCGCATCTCATCAAGATGCGATGACCTGCTTGGATACCTGAAGAACTGA
- the purL gene encoding phosphoribosylformylglycinamidine synthase subunit PurL encodes MLAAKDEAYIHSVLGRELTPLESVAFENLWSEHCSYRSTKKFLRTLPTTGDAVIVGPGDDAAIVQFSDDTFLALAMESHNHPSYINPYSGAATGVGGIVRDVFSMGAQPIAILAPWYFGRIEEEKTKWLMRNATAGAADYANTINVPALSGYQMFDESFMGNPLINVVCLGKMKAGKFMFGKAFKIGSKLLLFGAATGRDGLGGAAFASGDIAKDAGDEGVKNTCVDGNPAVEADLIKTTLELFERGLILACRDLGAAGLGGASSEMCVNVGARIFADAVPLRDTNMNEVEIMLAESQERMIAEVKPEKVADAEAVCKKYGLAYAIVGETTGNDQYVVEFNGKVVCELPIKLLTEGVVENDFSEKPYEAEKPFAKPAGTISELVRKVLSHPDLADNSMHAAQFNSQAQGRTYCVTPFYSVLELDGMGLSAACGCNARHTYLNPHAGAANAVLELASHIVSVGGTPLCALDNLNFGSPEKPEVMWQISESTKGLGDMCRALAIPIVGGNVSLYNESDAYGTSIKPAPAVAMFGKGDLIGWEWPDNGDMIAVVGATKEELGGSVLDAVTGCGGAAPAVGDVKALPAIRELVEKAQVSGCMAITRGGLLYALANLAAQAEVQLKGDAVTKLFSETYGRFLVTFSDEHFLKESGVSYEIIGKITESGKLTIRTDTEVVVLTQQDLFTAGSTITKACRAR; translated from the coding sequence ATGCTGGCAGCAAAAGATGAGGCCTATATCCACTCAGTTCTCGGACGAGAACTCACCCCGCTGGAGTCGGTGGCATTTGAAAACCTCTGGAGCGAGCACTGCAGCTACCGCTCCACGAAAAAATTCCTGCGAACCCTTCCAACCACAGGCGATGCAGTCATTGTCGGGCCCGGTGACGACGCGGCTATCGTGCAGTTCAGCGACGACACCTTCCTCGCACTTGCCATGGAATCCCACAACCATCCAAGCTACATCAACCCCTACTCAGGAGCCGCGACCGGCGTCGGCGGAATTGTGCGTGACGTATTCTCCATGGGAGCACAGCCGATCGCAATCCTCGCACCCTGGTACTTCGGCAGAATCGAAGAAGAAAAAACAAAATGGCTGATGAGGAACGCAACCGCAGGGGCTGCCGACTACGCAAACACCATCAACGTGCCTGCACTTTCCGGCTACCAGATGTTTGACGAGAGCTTCATGGGCAATCCCCTCATCAACGTGGTGTGCCTCGGAAAAATGAAAGCAGGCAAGTTCATGTTCGGCAAAGCATTCAAGATCGGATCAAAACTTCTGCTCTTTGGTGCGGCAACCGGACGCGACGGACTTGGAGGCGCAGCATTCGCATCAGGCGACATCGCAAAGGATGCCGGAGACGAAGGAGTGAAAAACACCTGCGTTGACGGAAACCCCGCAGTCGAAGCAGACCTGATCAAGACAACGCTCGAACTTTTCGAACGCGGACTGATCCTTGCCTGCCGCGATCTCGGAGCCGCAGGACTTGGCGGCGCATCATCAGAGATGTGCGTAAATGTCGGCGCAAGAATTTTCGCCGACGCGGTCCCTCTTCGCGACACCAACATGAACGAAGTGGAAATCATGCTTGCCGAGTCACAGGAGAGGATGATTGCAGAAGTCAAGCCGGAGAAAGTTGCGGACGCCGAAGCGGTCTGCAAAAAATACGGCCTCGCCTATGCAATTGTGGGTGAGACGACCGGTAACGACCAGTACGTGGTTGAGTTCAACGGAAAAGTTGTCTGCGAACTGCCGATCAAACTGCTGACCGAAGGCGTCGTGGAAAATGATTTTTCCGAAAAACCCTACGAGGCAGAAAAGCCGTTCGCAAAACCTGCGGGAACGATTTCAGAGCTCGTCAGAAAAGTACTTTCCCACCCCGACCTCGCGGACAACAGCATGCATGCTGCCCAGTTTAACTCGCAGGCCCAAGGGAGGACCTACTGTGTCACTCCGTTTTACTCGGTGCTCGAGCTTGACGGCATGGGACTCTCGGCGGCATGCGGATGCAATGCCCGCCACACCTATCTCAATCCGCATGCAGGAGCGGCAAATGCAGTGCTTGAACTTGCCTCGCACATTGTGTCGGTTGGCGGAACACCGCTCTGCGCTCTGGACAATCTGAACTTCGGCTCTCCGGAAAAGCCGGAAGTGATGTGGCAGATCTCAGAGTCAACGAAGGGTCTCGGCGACATGTGCCGCGCTCTGGCAATTCCTATTGTTGGAGGAAATGTGTCGCTCTACAATGAGTCGGATGCGTACGGTACCAGCATCAAGCCGGCTCCGGCAGTTGCGATGTTCGGCAAAGGAGATCTGATCGGCTGGGAGTGGCCGGACAATGGCGACATGATTGCAGTTGTCGGTGCAACAAAGGAGGAACTTGGCGGATCGGTGCTGGACGCAGTGACCGGTTGCGGCGGTGCGGCACCGGCAGTAGGCGATGTGAAGGCGCTGCCGGCCATTCGTGAACTGGTGGAGAAGGCGCAAGTGAGCGGATGTATGGCGATTACCCGCGGCGGGTTGTTGTATGCGCTGGCAAATCTTGCGGCGCAGGCCGAGGTGCAGCTGAAAGGCGATGCCGTGACGAAGCTGTTCTCGGAGACCTACGGACGGTTCTTAGTGACGTTTTCGGATGAGCATTTCCTGAAAGAGAGTGGTGTTTCGTATGAGATCATCGGAAAAATTACCGAGAGCGGAAAACTGACGATTCGGACCGACACAGAAGTTGTCGTGCTGACCCAGCAGGATCTTTTCACTGCAGGAAGCACGATCACGAAGGCCTGCCGTGCACGGTGA
- a CDS encoding DNA-directed RNA polymerase subunit N: protein MIPVRCFTCGKVISTVWEEYQQRKAAGEDPKEILDSLGLERYCCRRMLLSHKETVDELYPYT from the coding sequence ATGATACCAGTTCGATGTTTCACCTGTGGTAAAGTAATTTCCACGGTATGGGAAGAATATCAACAGCGCAAAGCTGCCGGTGAGGACCCGAAAGAGATTCTCGACTCTCTCGGACTTGAGCGGTACTGCTGCAGACGCATGCTTCTCTCGCATAAAGAGACGGTTGATGAGCTGTATCCCTACACGTGA
- a CDS encoding alpha/beta hydrolase: protein MLDEIRYAPSKDTKVAYRIVGSGSPLVIVSGLGDSMDAWKESIVQTLAKEYCVILPDNRGMGLTKIGSIAPQKMTISQYAEDVFAVIQKEGLTGICLLGHSMGGMIAQEFALSYPDTVKKLMLFATDYGPESSYRARLMNRCVLPLQALSVIAPWHTKGFRAGACAIASWKGTAERLSTIQCKTLLLFGDTDFLMHIEVGHEMHTMISTSALKVVAGGTHRMHDLYPREFAKTVQAFFGEAAEQKKE, encoded by the coding sequence ATGCTTGATGAGATACGGTATGCCCCGTCCAAAGACACGAAAGTCGCGTATCGTATTGTGGGGTCCGGATCTCCGCTGGTGATCGTAAGCGGGCTCGGCGATTCGATGGATGCCTGGAAGGAGTCGATCGTGCAGACGCTCGCAAAAGAGTACTGTGTGATCCTGCCGGACAACCGAGGCATGGGCCTCACGAAGATCGGGTCGATTGCTCCGCAGAAGATGACGATATCCCAGTATGCAGAGGATGTGTTTGCAGTGATTCAAAAGGAGGGGCTTACCGGCATCTGTCTTCTCGGCCACTCGATGGGAGGAATGATCGCGCAGGAGTTTGCGCTATCTTATCCTGACACGGTAAAAAAACTGATGCTGTTTGCAACCGATTACGGGCCGGAGTCTTCCTACCGTGCCCGCCTGATGAACCGGTGTGTTCTGCCCCTACAGGCACTTTCAGTGATTGCGCCCTGGCATACGAAAGGGTTCCGGGCAGGCGCGTGCGCTATTGCGTCATGGAAGGGAACGGCGGAACGGCTGAGTACAATACAGTGCAAAACTCTGCTGTTGTTTGGGGACACTGACTTTCTGATGCATATCGAGGTGGGGCATGAGATGCATACGATGATCAGCACGTCAGCGCTGAAAGTCGTTGCCGGAGGAACGCATAGGATGCATGATCTCTACCCGAGAGAGTTTGCAAAGACGGTTCAGGCATTCTTTGGCGAAGCTGCTGAGCAGAAAAAAGAGTAA
- a CDS encoding 30S ribosomal protein S4, translated as MGYPGKNTKQYSSPKRRFEKSRIESERVLAITYGLRNKREIWRATEVLRKHRGGAREVLAMMSAAGETPKTVARRDELINTLQRYGMVGANAAMDDILTLKVENILERRLQTIVYRKGLARSPKQARQLITHGHIAINGQRVSVPGYMVSVSEEAGVAYYATSGLADSANGERQRIMNVRA; from the coding sequence ATGGGATACCCAGGAAAGAACACCAAACAGTACTCCTCCCCGAAACGCCGCTTCGAAAAGTCGCGTATCGAGAGCGAGCGAGTACTTGCTATCACCTACGGTCTTCGTAACAAGCGTGAGATCTGGAGAGCAACCGAAGTCCTTCGCAAACACCGCGGAGGAGCTCGTGAAGTGCTCGCTATGATGTCCGCCGCCGGCGAGACCCCGAAAACCGTTGCACGCCGCGACGAGCTGATCAACACCCTTCAGCGCTACGGCATGGTCGGTGCAAACGCCGCAATGGATGACATTCTTACCTTAAAAGTTGAGAACATCCTTGAGCGCCGCCTGCAGACCATCGTCTACCGCAAGGGTCTTGCACGCAGCCCGAAACAGGCACGCCAGCTGATTACCCACGGACACATCGCCATCAACGGCCAGCGTGTCTCCGTACCCGGCTACATGGTTTCCGTTTCCGAAGAGGCAGGTGTTGCATACTATGCAACCTCAGGCCTTGCAGATTCCGCAAACGGTGAACGCCAGCGTATTATGAATGTGAGGGCGTAA
- a CDS encoding 30S ribosomal protein S9 → MKIINTSGKRKTAIARATLREGKGRVRINSVPLEVYGSQIIRMKIAEAIALAPGAIDGADVEIEVSGGGVMGQAEAVRTALGRGILNWTNDPRIKEVYLSYDRTLLVNDSRQKEAKKPHGRGARARFQKSYR, encoded by the coding sequence ATGAAGATCATTAACACCAGTGGTAAAAGAAAGACGGCAATTGCCCGCGCAACTCTCAGAGAGGGCAAGGGCAGAGTCCGTATCAACTCGGTTCCGCTCGAGGTTTACGGCAGTCAGATCATCCGCATGAAGATTGCCGAGGCAATCGCTCTTGCACCGGGTGCAATTGACGGCGCCGATGTTGAGATTGAAGTCTCCGGCGGCGGTGTCATGGGCCAGGCAGAGGCAGTTCGTACTGCACTCGGCCGCGGCATCCTGAACTGGACCAACGACCCGCGCATTAAAGAGGTTTACCTCAGCTACGACCGTACGCTTCTTGTCAACGATTCCCGTCAGAAGGAAGCCAAGAAGCCGCATGGACGCGGTGCACGTGCACGGTTCCAGAAGTCGTACCGTTAA
- a CDS encoding translation initiation factor IF-2 subunit beta has protein sequence MVESYEDMLKSAYSGMSEPTDTGERFVMPKTKIYIEGKTTVLDNFADIADSLNREKEHFMKFILGELGTAGKIDGSRAVFNGKFEESQFVAIVETYVNDYVICSECGRPDTKLVKDDRVQMLLCEACGSKRPIRKRKVKTEVQGPAIEEGKELEVHIESISKKGDGVAHIGKYILYVSGTKAGQNVKVRITRISGSVAFTQKIL, from the coding sequence ATGGTCGAGTCATACGAGGATATGTTAAAATCGGCGTACTCGGGAATGTCTGAGCCGACAGACACGGGCGAGCGTTTCGTCATGCCCAAAACCAAGATCTATATTGAGGGCAAGACCACCGTTCTGGATAATTTTGCTGATATTGCCGACTCGCTGAACAGAGAGAAAGAACACTTCATGAAGTTCATCCTTGGTGAACTCGGAACTGCCGGCAAGATCGACGGCAGCCGTGCGGTCTTCAACGGCAAATTCGAAGAATCTCAGTTCGTTGCAATCGTTGAAACCTATGTCAACGACTATGTCATCTGTTCCGAATGCGGCCGTCCGGACACCAAACTCGTCAAAGACGACCGTGTCCAGATGCTTCTCTGCGAGGCATGCGGCTCTAAACGTCCGATCAGAAAACGCAAAGTCAAGACCGAAGTCCAGGGCCCGGCAATCGAAGAAGGCAAAGAGCTTGAGGTTCACATCGAATCCATCAGCAAAAAAGGCGACGGCGTTGCACACATCGGAAAATATATTCTGTACGTCTCCGGAACCAAAGCCGGCCAAAACGTCAAGGTCAGAATCACCAGAATCTCCGGCTCTGTTGCATTCACCCAGAAAATTCTCTAA
- a CDS encoding DNA-directed RNA polymerase subunit D, translated as MDLVFSRLDDSVARFTISGATPAFANALRRSMIGEVPTLAIEDVRIYDNTSVLFDEILAHRLGMVPIKTDLSQFVRRSECSCEGVGCPQCTITFTMSKEGPGMLTSGDLISMDPRTVPVHNNVPIVKLWENQKVVLEAVAELNTGSEHAKWQPTLACGYKEFPMITIHDTCDGCKKCVDECPRDVLEISENKVRVRVVNGESKEKDCSMCRLCQTACMNSGIGENPAITIGADSTKFVFVVESDGSLPVKEIIERALLHIKSRSTDLTDALQDISTEGL; from the coding sequence ATGGATCTTGTATTCAGCAGGCTTGATGACTCTGTCGCACGGTTTACTATCAGCGGAGCGACTCCGGCATTTGCAAACGCTCTCAGACGCTCAATGATTGGTGAGGTACCAACCCTTGCCATCGAAGACGTTCGTATCTATGACAACACCAGTGTTCTCTTTGATGAGATCCTTGCCCACAGACTCGGTATGGTTCCGATTAAAACGGACCTGTCCCAGTTTGTCCGCCGCAGCGAATGTTCCTGCGAAGGTGTTGGCTGTCCACAATGCACCATCACCTTTACTATGAGCAAAGAAGGTCCGGGAATGCTCACCTCCGGTGATCTGATCTCGATGGACCCGCGTACCGTTCCGGTACACAATAACGTGCCAATCGTAAAGCTCTGGGAAAACCAGAAGGTTGTCTTGGAAGCGGTCGCAGAACTCAACACAGGCAGCGAGCATGCCAAATGGCAGCCAACGCTTGCATGCGGTTACAAAGAGTTCCCGATGATCACCATCCACGACACCTGTGACGGATGCAAAAAATGCGTCGACGAATGTCCCCGCGATGTTCTTGAAATATCCGAGAACAAAGTGCGTGTCCGCGTAGTAAACGGCGAAAGCAAAGAAAAAGACTGTTCCATGTGCCGTCTGTGTCAGACTGCGTGCATGAACAGCGGAATCGGCGAAAACCCTGCAATCACCATTGGTGCCGACAGCACGAAGTTCGTCTTCGTTGTCGAGAGCGACGGTTCTCTGCCGGTCAAAGAGATCATCGAAAGAGCACTGCTGCATATCAAGTCACGATCCACAGACCTGACTGATGCATTACAGGACATATCCACGGAGGGACTGTAA
- a CDS encoding alpha/beta hydrolase: MTEVSTVNLTEWYLSAPVQYVEVNNVTIGYREFGTENTDPLLMIVGYRMTMDEWDPCFISELAQNYHVYVYDHRAMGYSSNDPSTPYTMNQLTDDAAALVKTFGYERMYVFGHSMGSTIGLEFAVMHPDAIIRLVLASVTPSPHEPYCKSLMSVVESSIADPATEQGIYYESVAIKESVPVTDQLGNVTLDVLIIVGTEDDVTPVEGCFVVAEKIPGASLIQFKGCTHGIFSEEPYEMADVMTGFYQNTVTAVPAS; encoded by the coding sequence GTGACTGAGGTCTCCACGGTCAACCTCACGGAATGGTATCTCAGTGCTCCGGTTCAGTATGTCGAGGTAAACAATGTCACCATAGGATACCGGGAATTTGGTACAGAAAATACTGATCCTCTATTAATGATAGTGGGATACCGGATGACGATGGATGAGTGGGACCCTTGTTTTATCTCTGAGCTTGCTCAGAACTATCATGTCTATGTCTATGACCACCGCGCAATGGGCTACTCATCCAATGATCCGTCAACTCCGTACACAATGAATCAGCTTACTGATGATGCCGCTGCTCTGGTCAAAACCTTTGGGTATGAGAGAATGTATGTGTTCGGCCACTCGATGGGCAGCACGATCGGTCTTGAGTTCGCGGTCATGCACCCTGATGCAATCATTCGGCTTGTCCTCGCATCCGTTACGCCGTCTCCCCATGAGCCGTACTGCAAATCCTTAATGAGTGTGGTGGAGAGTTCAATTGCCGACCCTGCAACTGAGCAGGGAATCTATTATGAATCTGTTGCGATCAAAGAGTCTGTGCCGGTAACCGATCAGCTGGGAAATGTTACGTTAGATGTTCTGATAATTGTCGGAACTGAAGATGATGTCACGCCTGTTGAAGGATGTTTTGTTGTTGCGGAGAAAATTCCGGGAGCATCTCTCATCCAGTTCAAGGGATGCACCCATGGAATCTTTTCGGAAGAGCCGTACGAGATGGCTGATGTGATGACCGGATTTTATCAGAATACGGTGACAGCAGTTCCTGCCTCCTAA
- a CDS encoding 50S ribosomal protein L18e, with amino-acid sequence MNKTNPRLESLIGMLKRASRENEANIWREIAGRLNTSSKNYAEVNIGKISRYASENEIIIVPGKVLAAGTIAAPVKVAALNFSDAAREKIMEAKGSCMTIEELVAANPKGSRVRILR; translated from the coding sequence ATGAATAAGACAAACCCCCGCCTCGAATCCTTAATTGGTATGCTCAAGCGGGCATCCCGGGAAAACGAGGCCAATATCTGGCGCGAGATTGCCGGACGCCTTAACACGTCCAGCAAGAACTACGCTGAGGTTAACATCGGAAAGATTAGCCGCTACGCAAGCGAGAATGAGATCATCATTGTTCCGGGCAAAGTCCTGGCAGCAGGTACGATCGCCGCACCCGTCAAGGTTGCAGCACTCAACTTCTCCGACGCTGCGCGTGAAAAAATCATGGAAGCCAAAGGCAGCTGCATGACAATCGAAGAGCTTGTCGCAGCAAACCCGAAAGGCAGCCGGGTCCGCATCCTGAGGTGA
- a CDS encoding 30S ribosomal protein S13 — MVEESELKYFVRIINNDLDGTQPVQLALTGIKGIGLHAALVISRRAGVDTHATMGLLADEDVKRIEEQVLAYPTSVPAWMVNRPVDVYSGEPKHLYGSDLALAKEDDINLMKKMRCYRGIRHENGLKVRGQGTKSTGRFGKIVGVSKRRN, encoded by the coding sequence ATGGTTGAAGAGTCAGAACTGAAATATTTTGTGCGGATCATTAACAATGATCTGGACGGTACCCAGCCGGTCCAGCTTGCGCTGACCGGAATTAAGGGCATCGGCCTCCACGCCGCACTCGTCATCTCCCGCCGTGCAGGAGTCGACACCCATGCAACAATGGGTCTTCTTGCAGACGAAGATGTCAAGCGCATTGAGGAACAGGTACTTGCGTATCCGACCTCAGTTCCGGCATGGATGGTCAACCGCCCGGTAGATGTGTACTCCGGAGAACCGAAGCACCTCTACGGCAGCGACCTTGCGCTCGCAAAAGAAGACGACATCAACCTCATGAAGAAGATGCGCTGCTATCGCGGCATTCGTCATGAGAACGGCCTGAAGGTACGTGGTCAGGGCACCAAGTCCACCGGAAGGTTCGGAAAGATTGTCGGTGTTTCCAAGAGGCGGAACTAA
- a CDS encoding CotH kinase family protein — protein sequence MIDAKYINLITILCVVAAAVLVGVLMFAPDLLGITEKERTVTYASMFDEDTITEINIVISDDQWNDILTNPLAEEYHRCDIVINGVTYPSVGIRTKGLTSLSQVASSDSDRYSFKLKADEYVNDQSFAGLSEFVINNVIQDATYMKEYLSYDLMAYMGVPTPLVTYANISINGEPFGLYVMIESVEDDFASRVFGVNYGNLYKPESMDNVGGGGFGGGGERPEGMESFGGMGDAPAGMEMGNVDPAAMTPSSRQQNGTTTFEFSERNRNMVPGNMGGFGGNGGGADLIYTDDSIESYAHIFNNTVLKKTKTADKQRVVTALKHLNEGTDLETYVDVDEVLRYFAANTALVNLDSYVSNLKHNYYLYEDGKGQISILPWDFNLAFGAFQSGSATSSVNFPIDTPVTGVSLEDRPLIGKLLEVPEYKERYHQYLQEILDGYFASGYFAAKIDSLNDLISPSVEADPTAFYSYAEYQKAIEALKLFGELRAESIAGQLDESIPSTDAGQTENPSALIDASGLNMNDMGSMGGGGGAGGFGEGFGEGRNQNGGGMNFPQ from the coding sequence ATGATCGATGCAAAGTACATCAACCTCATCACCATACTCTGCGTGGTCGCAGCTGCGGTACTTGTTGGGGTACTGATGTTTGCTCCTGACCTTCTCGGCATCACCGAGAAGGAACGAACCGTCACCTATGCATCCATGTTTGACGAGGATACCATCACTGAGATCAATATTGTGATCAGCGATGACCAGTGGAATGACATCCTAACAAACCCTCTCGCTGAGGAGTATCACCGCTGCGATATTGTGATCAATGGAGTCACGTATCCATCCGTCGGCATACGAACCAAAGGGTTGACCAGTCTTTCGCAGGTTGCGTCCAGCGACTCGGACCGGTACAGCTTCAAGCTGAAGGCTGACGAGTATGTGAATGATCAGAGTTTTGCCGGACTTTCTGAGTTCGTGATAAACAATGTGATTCAGGATGCGACCTACATGAAGGAGTATCTCTCCTATGATCTGATGGCGTATATGGGTGTGCCGACTCCCTTGGTGACCTATGCGAACATTTCGATTAACGGCGAGCCGTTTGGTCTGTATGTGATGATCGAGTCAGTCGAAGACGACTTCGCCTCCCGCGTCTTTGGCGTAAACTATGGCAATCTCTACAAACCCGAGAGCATGGATAATGTCGGAGGTGGAGGATTTGGTGGGGGCGGCGAACGTCCTGAGGGCATGGAGAGTTTCGGCGGAATGGGAGACGCTCCGGCAGGTATGGAGATGGGAAACGTTGATCCTGCTGCAATGACTCCTTCTTCAAGGCAGCAGAATGGCACCACCACCTTCGAGTTCTCGGAACGAAACAGAAATATGGTTCCGGGAAATATGGGAGGGTTCGGCGGCAACGGCGGAGGTGCGGATCTGATCTATACCGACGACAGTATTGAGAGCTATGCGCATATCTTCAACAATACGGTTCTCAAAAAGACCAAGACTGCCGACAAGCAGCGGGTGGTAACCGCCCTGAAACATCTGAATGAGGGAACTGATCTGGAAACCTATGTTGATGTGGATGAGGTTCTCCGCTACTTTGCGGCAAACACTGCCCTGGTAAATCTCGACAGTTATGTGAGCAACCTGAAGCACAACTACTATCTCTACGAGGATGGCAAAGGACAGATCTCGATTCTGCCGTGGGACTTCAATCTGGCATTCGGTGCATTCCAGTCAGGAAGTGCGACGAGTTCAGTGAATTTCCCGATCGACACGCCGGTTACCGGCGTGTCTCTAGAGGACCGGCCGCTGATTGGAAAGCTTCTCGAAGTGCCTGAGTACAAGGAGCGGTATCACCAGTATCTCCAAGAGATTCTGGACGGTTACTTTGCGAGCGGCTACTTTGCGGCAAAAATTGATTCGCTCAATGATCTCATCAGCCCTTCTGTAGAAGCAGACCCTACTGCGTTCTACAGTTACGCAGAGTATCAGAAAGCAATTGAGGCCCTGAAGCTGTTTGGCGAGCTCCGCGCTGAAAGTATCGCAGGTCAGCTGGACGAGAGCATTCCCTCCACTGATGCCGGGCAGACCGAAAATCCTTCTGCACTGATCGATGCGTCCGGTCTCAATATGAATGATATGGGATCGATGGGCGGCGGCGGAGGAGCCGGAGGGTTTGGCGAAGGATTTGGTGAAGGCAGGAATCAGAATGGCGGCGGGATGAACTTCCCACAGTAA
- a CDS encoding 50S ribosomal protein L13, producing MVTVIDGENLLLGRMCSLIAQRILAGEEIAIINAEKVIVSGSRAMVMEEYYVKRVRGSVEGGPFYPRRPDQIVKRTVRGMIPYKTRPGAAAFRRVKAYVGVPYELKDAEAEVLDAAHRNRLSSARYVTVGAISTNLGAKY from the coding sequence ATGGTAACTGTTATCGATGGAGAGAATCTTCTTCTCGGAAGAATGTGCAGCCTTATCGCTCAGCGCATTCTTGCCGGTGAGGAGATTGCTATCATTAACGCCGAGAAAGTAATCGTATCCGGTTCCCGCGCGATGGTTATGGAAGAGTACTATGTAAAACGCGTCCGCGGTTCTGTTGAAGGCGGTCCGTTCTACCCGAGACGCCCGGACCAGATCGTTAAACGCACGGTCCGCGGTATGATTCCATACAAAACCCGGCCCGGAGCAGCAGCGTTCCGCCGTGTCAAGGCCTATGTCGGTGTTCCTTACGAGCTGAAGGATGCTGAGGCAGAGGTTCTTGATGCAGCACACCGCAACCGGTTAAGCAGCGCACGCTACGTTACCGTTGGTGCAATCAGCACCAACCTTGGAGCAAAGTACTAA